A window of Kyrpidia spormannii genomic DNA:
CAGGGTGCTGAAAAGCTTGAAGCCCTTCTCCTCGCCTCAGAAAAAGCCGGTCCATGACAAGCCTGTTTGATTCCAGGGAGGAGAGGAGGATTCGATGGTGTTCGCCATAGTGATTGTGCTGGCCGGCTGCATCCTCTATTGGCTGATGAAACCGCCAAACATTGCGCGTCAACCCGAACCAATCAGGCCTCAGGAAATGGATGCTCCAGTTTCTTATGGTTATGAGGCGAATCCGGATGCTTGACATGACGGCAGTCTTCACCCTTTTGATATTCTTGCTGACAGTCCTGTTCGTTATGTGGAGGCCCCATGGGATCAACGAGGCAATCCCCACAACGGTCGGAGCGGTGTTCATCTCTCTGCTGGGTGTGGTTCCGTTCACAGACATCACCCGGATATTGGGGATTGTCAACGGAGCTTCGATCACCATCCTCTCCACGATTGTCATGTCGATTGTCCTGCAAAGCATTGGTTTTTTTCGCTGGGTGGCTTTCAACCTGGTCGAGAGGGCGAGAGGTTCGGGGGTTCTGTTGTACTGGTATGTCAATCTTCTCTGTTTCTTGATGACCATGTTCTTTAACAACGACGGCAGTATTCTGATCACCACGCCCATCATCATACAAATAACGACACTTCTGCATCTCAAACGAGAGCAGAAGATGCCCTATCTGTTGTCCGGTGCACTGGTTGCCACCGCCGCCAGTGCACCGATTGGCGTCAGCAATCTGGCCAATCTGATCGCGTTGAAAATTGTAGGTCTGGATTTGAACACCTATGCCGCCATGATGTTCGTCCCCTCCATGATCGGCATCGCGGTGATCGCGCTGCTTCTTTACCTGTATTTCAGAAAAGAGATTCCAAATAAAATCTCAATTGCTCCCGACCCCACCCCGCCCCCGCCGCCCCCTCGAAAACCGAAACACCATCATCCCGTCCAGCCACCGGATCCTCCTCATCAGCTCGAACTACAGGCCGGTGAACCGGTCGACTGGTGGATGTTCCGGATCTGCATTACGATTGTCATCTTCGTCAGAGCGGGATTTTTTCTGTTTTCAGGTTTGGGAATTCCCATTGAATGGATTGCCATCGTCGGAGCCTTGCTCTTGATCGCCGTCAGATGGTATCGCAAAAAAATCGGGGCATTGGACATCATTAAGAAAACCCCTTGGCACATTCTGGTGTTTGCTTTCACGATGTACGTCATCGTGTACGGCCTCCGCAATTCCGGCTTGGTGATGATCATCGTCGAACATTTGCTCAGCCCGGTGGCCTCGAATCATCTGTCTGCCAGTTTGGTCATGGGAGGTTTTTTAACTTTATTGTCAAATGTGTGCAATAACTTGCCGTCCGTTATGATCGGGACATTGGCCCTGACACAAATGGGATTGGACACCCACACCCTCCAGATCGCGTACCTGGCCAACATTATCGGCAGCGACGTCGGGGCACTGATCACGCCGATGGGAACACTGGCAACTCTAATCTGGATGTTCATTTTGAAGAAAAACGGCATTGCCGTGTCGTGGGGTGAATATCTGAAAATTACCTCATTTGTCATACCCATCGGACTGATCATCAGTTTGTTGAGTCTCTATGGATGGACCGAGTGGCTCTTCTTTCGAGTCAAGTGAGCCACCGGCGCAGAAAAACAGGTCCCGGAAGAGGATGGATCGCCTTCCCCGCTTCCACCGAGGCTGTCGATGTTCCGGTGTTCCCATCCTCCTCCGGCGCCGGTCCCCTCATGATATTCTCCCCCCATACACCCCGGTACGGATCTTGGACCGGAACCGACCGCTTCTCTCCCCTGCGAAAAAAGGACTTCTCTATAACGATATGGCCGGATCTTGAAAATTTGCCTAAAGGAAAGCGGACGTGAAGGATTTCCGAATCCCCGGAGCGAATACGGTTTAATAATCCAAGTTTCGCGCCTTCGGGCAGCCACTTTCGCCTTGACGGGATTGGGTAAACGGCCGATGACCGGCCGCACTAGTCTCGGGCGCGAAACCTATTGACCCATGTATGCGGAAGAGGGGTACCGCCCGTGACGCGGAAACGACTGGGGGACCTGCTCATCGAAGCAGGCCTGATCACTCCCGAGCAACTCGAACAAGCCCTCAAGGATCAGAAAATCACCGGCCGCCGGCTGGGAGAGGTGCTCACCCAGAGCGGGGTGCTCACCGAGGACCAATTGATCGAAGTGATGGAGTTCCAACTGGGCATTCCCCATGTGGACCTAGACCGGTTTCAGGCGGATCCGGCGGCGTTGGAGCTGGTGCCCGAAACGTTGGCCCGGCGGTACAAGGTCATTCCCCTGAAGCGGTCGGGCAACCGCCTGACCGTGGCCATGGTGGACCCGTTGGACTATTTTGCCATCGACGACATTCGGATGACCACCGGGCTGCACGTGGACCCGGTCATCGCCACCCGCGACGACGTGGATCGGGCGTTGGAGCAGTATTACGGCCTGAAGCAATCGGTGACCGAGGTCCTCAAGGACGTCCGGCCCGAGCAGATCGACGAAGAGCAGGTTCGGGCCGAGGATGCGCCCATCGTGCGGCTGGTCAACCAATTGATCGAACAAGCGGCGGACGGGCGGGCCAGCGACATCCATTTTGATCCGCAACAGCAGGCGATGGTGGTGCGCTTTCGCATCGACGGCGTCCTGCACACCCAGATGCGGCTGCCGAAACATCTTCAGCCGGTGCTCACCGCCCGGGTGAAAATCATGGCCAATCTCAACATCGCGGAACACCGGCTGCCCCAGGACGGCCGCATCCAATTGAAGGTGCGGGGGCGGCCCGTGGACGTGCGGGTGGCGACCCTGCCGACGATTTTTGGGGAGAAAATCGTGCTGCGGCTGCTGGATGTCCGCAATGCGGTGAACCGGATCGAGGATCTGGGATTTGCCGAGCGGAACCGGGAGGCGTTTCTCTCGATGATCCAAGCCCCCCACGGGATCGTCCTGGTGACGGGCCCCACCGGAAGCGGCAAAACCTCGACGTTGTACGCCGCCCTTCACCAGTTGAACACCGAATCGCAAAACATCATCACGGTGGAGGATCCGGTGGAGTACCAGATCGACGGGGTCAATCAGGTGCAGGTCAACCAGACGGTGGGGCTCACTTTCGCCGTGGGATTGCGCTCAATTCTGCGGGAGGACCCGAACATCATCATGGTTGGGGAGATCCGGGATGAAGAGACGGCGGAAATCGCGGTGCGGGCGGCCTTGACCGGCCACCTGGTGCTTTCCACGTTGCACACCAACGATGCGCCGGGGAGTATCACCCGTCTGATCGATATGGGGGTCGAGCCCTATCTGATCGCGTCGACCTTGCGGGGGGTCGTGGCCCAGCGGCTAGTGCGGCGGATTTGCCCGGAATGCCGGGAAGCGTACCGGCCTGCGGCGGATGAGGCGGAGCTCCTGGCGGACCACGGGTTTTCGGTGGAGACGCTCCAGCGTGGGCGGGGATGTACGGCGTGTCACCGCACCGGCTACCGGGGGCGGATGGCGGTTCACGAGCTGTTGCCGGTGAATGAGGAGGTGCGCGCCCTGATCGCCGACCGCCGGCCCGCGGCGGAGTACCGCCGGGCGGCCGAGCAGCAGGGCTTTGTGCCGCTGATGCAGGACGGATTGGAAAAAGCGGTGAAGGGGCTGACCACGGTCCAGGAAGTGCTACAGGTGATTGTGGATGAGGGCTAGAGGGAGCGGGGGCAGGCCGGACGCATGCCGTGGGAGCGGTGGACCGCGTGCGTGAAGCGGCGGCATCCGGGTGGCTGCGTCCCCGGGAAGCAGCGGCGTCCGGCGGGCCGCGCATCCCGGCGGATTGGACAGCCTGAGGCCGATTGAACCGGTACATTCGGCCGGGCGAAAAGCATGGTGAAATGTTATGTTTTGCTCATTTCACGGTCCAAAGAATGCGATAACCTATTACCTGCAATGAAGGGGGAGGGGAAGAGCATGGCGCTGTTCCGGTACCAAGCGGTCAACCGAGCGGGAAAAGCGGTGCGCGGGCAGATCGAGGCCGCGGATGCGGCGGCGGCCACCGCCGATCTCCGACGGCAGGGGCTCTTCCCCATGCGGATCGACCCGGCGGCGGAGGGCCGGGCACGGACTCTGGGCCTTGGTGGGCGGGGTCCGGAACAGGCCGTGCGATCGGGGACGCCCCGAAGCCGGGCGGTCCCCGATCCGGAGGTCCGGAGCCCGGCGGGGACGGAACGGGCCGCAAAAGGTGACCGGCCGGCGTTCTTTGGTCTGCGTCTTGGTGAAGGACGGGTCAAGGTGCAGGCGTTGGCGGTGTTCTGCCGCCAGTTCGCCACCTTGGTGCGAGCCGGTGTCCCGGCGGCCCGGTCGGTGGAGATCCTGGCGGCCCAGAGCGAGAGCCGGACATTGAAACGAACGCTCGAAGCGGTGGCTGAGGAGGTGCGCCAGGGCACGGCCCTGCGGCAAGCGTTCGCCAATCACCAGGCGGTATTTCCGCCCCTGTTCATCAATATGGTGGGCGCCGGAGAATTCTCCGGGCAGCTCGACCTGATGCTGGAGCGGGCGGCTCAATTTTACGAACGGGAGCGGGCCACCTCGCAGAAAATCATGTCTGCGATGACGTATCCGACGGTAGTGTTGGTGATCGCCCTGGGGGTATCGGTGTTCCTGCTGACCTCGGTGATCCCGACCTTCGCCCAAACCTTCGCCCAGCAAGGGGTGGCCCTGCCCTTGCCCACCCGGATCACTCTGGGGCTCAGCCGGTTTCTGACCGAGCGATGGTACCTGGCCCTGGCTCTGGTGGCGGCGGTGGTGAGCGGCGGGATCGCCGGGGCGCGGACTCCGGCCGGGAGGCGGTGGCTGGGGCGAATCTCGTTGGCGGTGCCCGTGTTTGGCCGGTTGAACCGCAAGCACGCCGTGGCCCAGTTCAGCCGCACCTTCGCCACCCTGGTGCGGGCGGCGGTGCCGATCTTGGACGCGTTGGATTTGGCAAAAAAGGTGATGGGCAATGTCCTTTACCAAGAGGCGCTGACCGAAGCCCAGGAAGGGTTGCGGTCCGGCCGGACGGTGGCTGAGGTGCTCGGCCGGTATCCCCGGCTGTTCCCGCCGATGGTGGTGCAGATGATCGCCGTGGGCGAAGAGACCGGGACATTGGACGATCTGTTGGATAAACTGGCGGATTTTTACGAGACGGATGTGCAGGAGATGGCGGCCCGGCTGGGGGCCTTACTCGAACCGATGATGATTCTTTTTTTGGCCGTGATTGTGGGACTCATCATTCTTTCGGTTTATCTGCCCATGTTCCAGATGATGAATTTTGTCGGTTCGTAGAGTGCAGGAGCGGGATGGAGTCACGGGGTGGCTGGACGGACATTCGGCGGCACCCGGAGGTCCGCGGCGGGACAGCTGCGGAGCGGGGACAGACAAAGAGCCCCGTGTCCGACCGGAATGAGAACATGCGCCCCGCCCGAGGTGCGATCCCGAAGGGCGGGTTCATCTCACAATCATTTTTGGGGTAAGGGAGGAGGAGAAGCACATGGTGACACAGGACATCGCACCGGTGCGTCGTGAAGAGAAGGAGCCGGCTCGGCCGCAGGCCATCCGGCGACGGCGTCAAGCCGGGTTCACCCTCATCGAAATGCTGGCGGTGGTCGTGATTCTGGCTATCGTGGCAGGCGTGGGGTTTGTGGTGGTGAATAATCAGATTGAGAATGCTAGGGTGAACACGGACAAAGCAAATGTGCGAACCATTGCGGATGCGACACAGCGCTACATTATGGACAAAGGTGCGGCTCCAACGGACGTTGGTGACCTCGTGACTAACGGATATCTGGCAAAAGCTCCAGTTGATCCTTGGGATTCAACGAAAACTGATGCCTATTCGATCTCAACAACCGACAAAAACGTTACCATAAGTGGCCCAAAACCGGGCGATAGTCTCACTTTGTCCAATGTGCTACCGTAGTCATCGACGCAGTAATGAACATTCACTCGTCCCATAATACGAGGCATGGAAGCGCGGGGAGATTGGCTAGCCGTAGTCGTTACGATTCTGGGCCTTATTGTCGGCTCCTTTCTCAACGTGGTGGCCTACCGGTTTCCCCGGGGGGAGTCGGTGATGTTTCCGCCGTCCCGCTGTCCCCGCTGCGGTGCCCGGATTCGCCCACGGGATCTGATCCCGGTGGTGAGTTGGGTGTGGCTGCGGGGGCGGTGCCGGGACTGCGGGGCGCCGGTTTCCCTGCGATATCCGCTGGTCGAAGCCTTGACCGGTGGGTTATGGGGGTTGGCCGCGTGGCGGTACGGTTGGTCGCTGGAGACGGCGTTGGGGCTGGTGGTCATAAGCTTTTTGATCGCATTGTCGGCCATTGATCTGGAGTGGCAGATTCTCCCTGATGAACTGACTTATCCGTTGGCGATCATGGTGATCGGAGCCAGACTGTGGATGGGACCGGAACCGTGGTGGTGGTATCTGGGCGGGGCAGCCCTGGGGGCGGGGATGCTTTTTGCTCTCTACTGGTTGAGTCCGCTTCTCTTCGGCAAAGAAGGCATGGGGCTCGGGGATGTGAAGCTCATGGTTGGCCTGGGGGCGTTCAGCGGCCTCACAGGCACAGTCCTGACTTTGTTCGCGGCCTCGCTCGCGGGTCTTGCGGTTGGACTGGTCTTGCAACGAATGGATCGCCTCGGGGAGCAACGCCGGATTCCATTCGGCCCGTTTTTGGCCGGAGGGGCATTGTTGTCGTGGCTGTACGGCGATACTTTGATGAAAGCATACTTCGGCCTGTTTTTGTGAAATCGGGGGCGATGACGGTGAAACGATCTCGGTGTTTCAACCAACCGTCGGAACGAGACCTGGGATTCTCGCTCGTGGAAGCCTTGGCCTCGCTCGCCATCGCCGCGGCGCTGCTTGTCGGAATCATGGGGTATTTTACGACAGCTTATGTGGGGGTTCGGCAGGACGGAACCCGAAGCCAGGCCGTTTCCCAGTCGGAACGAGCCATAGAGGCCACCCGGGCGTGGCTGATGGACCAGTATGCCCAGGGCAAGTTGGACACCTCCGCCCAATCCAAGCAGGTCCAGCCCGGCGACTTGGCATCGAATGGTTTCGCCGCATCCCCCAATATGAACACCACAGTCACGTACGGGTACGCGCAAAGTGGCCCGCCAGGGTGGGAGATCACGGTGACCACCACGTGGCAAAGCCGGGGACAGTTGCAGACCTATCAGATCACGTCATTTTTCGGGAAGTACGACCATGCCAAATCACGGGCAAGTCAGTAGGATTCGAGGACGCGAGGGTTTCACGTTGGTCGAGATCACCGCAGCCATCGTGGTTGCTCTGCTGGTCCTCAGTGTCATGTTCGCGGTTCGCCAGTACGCAACGACGACTGAACGGGCGATCGAGATCCAGGGACATCTGCAACAGACGGTGCGCAATGCGGAGACGGTGATCCTCGGGTTTATTCGGGACAGCCGCGATGTCAGTCGCACCCAGGACGGCCGTTCACTTACCGCTACCCAGGGCTCGGGGGACAGGATGACGGCCGCATGGGATGGGGTGCAAACGCTGACGGTAACGGTAGTAAAGGCCACCGGCAGTGGAACGGCAACCTACACGTTTCAGCCGATTACCCAGTTTCAGGTGTCCCAAGCTCCGGGAGCGAACGGCCGGGTGTTCACGATCACCATGAGCGCGGGCCAAGGGAAACAAACGTTTAGAGATTCCATCTCCGTCCTGCCCCGAATCCCGTCGTCTCCCGGGCAGTGAGGTGAGTCACCGTGCGCTACAGCTACATGGGACCGAAACGCGGCAAGCACGGAAACGGCAAACACCCGGGCCAGCGTCGACACGATGGGTTTACCCTGGTGGCGGTACTCCTGGTGGCGGTGATTCTGCTCACGCTTCTCTCCGCAGTGAGCACCCTCGTGCTGGCCGAATCAAAGCAGACCGGACTCACAGCGCGCCAGCAACAGGCGTACAACCTGGCCGAGACGGGACTTGAGCGGTTTATGGCAGCCCTGCAGACGGCTGCTCAGGGGGATCTGAGCCAGTTCCCGTATGATTCAGGGACACTGGCGGGGTGGGTTCAAGCTCGGGGGATTCAGGGCCCCGGGGTTACTGTACAAGCCGTGTACGTCGACGAGAACGGAGCGGTCGTTATGTCGACCACCCCGCCGTACCCGCACTTGATTCGGGTCCGGTCAA
This region includes:
- a CDS encoding type II secretion system F family protein, with the protein product MALFRYQAVNRAGKAVRGQIEAADAAAATADLRRQGLFPMRIDPAAEGRARTLGLGGRGPEQAVRSGTPRSRAVPDPEVRSPAGTERAAKGDRPAFFGLRLGEGRVKVQALAVFCRQFATLVRAGVPAARSVEILAAQSESRTLKRTLEAVAEEVRQGTALRQAFANHQAVFPPLFINMVGAGEFSGQLDLMLERAAQFYERERATSQKIMSAMTYPTVVLVIALGVSVFLLTSVIPTFAQTFAQQGVALPLPTRITLGLSRFLTERWYLALALVAAVVSGGIAGARTPAGRRWLGRISLAVPVFGRLNRKHAVAQFSRTFATLVRAAVPILDALDLAKKVMGNVLYQEALTEAQEGLRSGRTVAEVLGRYPRLFPPMVVQMIAVGEETGTLDDLLDKLADFYETDVQEMAARLGALLEPMMILFLAVIVGLIILSVYLPMFQMMNFVGS
- a CDS encoding GspE/PulE family protein, encoding MTRKRLGDLLIEAGLITPEQLEQALKDQKITGRRLGEVLTQSGVLTEDQLIEVMEFQLGIPHVDLDRFQADPAALELVPETLARRYKVIPLKRSGNRLTVAMVDPLDYFAIDDIRMTTGLHVDPVIATRDDVDRALEQYYGLKQSVTEVLKDVRPEQIDEEQVRAEDAPIVRLVNQLIEQAADGRASDIHFDPQQQAMVVRFRIDGVLHTQMRLPKHLQPVLTARVKIMANLNIAEHRLPQDGRIQLKVRGRPVDVRVATLPTIFGEKIVLRLLDVRNAVNRIEDLGFAERNREAFLSMIQAPHGIVLVTGPTGSGKTSTLYAALHQLNTESQNIITVEDPVEYQIDGVNQVQVNQTVGLTFAVGLRSILREDPNIIMVGEIRDEETAEIAVRAALTGHLVLSTLHTNDAPGSITRLIDMGVEPYLIASTLRGVVAQRLVRRICPECREAYRPAADEAELLADHGFSVETLQRGRGCTACHRTGYRGRMAVHELLPVNEEVRALIADRRPAAEYRRAAEQQGFVPLMQDGLEKAVKGLTTVQEVLQVIVDEG
- a CDS encoding arsenic transporter; this translates as MLDMTAVFTLLIFLLTVLFVMWRPHGINEAIPTTVGAVFISLLGVVPFTDITRILGIVNGASITILSTIVMSIVLQSIGFFRWVAFNLVERARGSGVLLYWYVNLLCFLMTMFFNNDGSILITTPIIIQITTLLHLKREQKMPYLLSGALVATAASAPIGVSNLANLIALKIVGLDLNTYAAMMFVPSMIGIAVIALLLYLYFRKEIPNKISIAPDPTPPPPPPRKPKHHHPVQPPDPPHQLELQAGEPVDWWMFRICITIVIFVRAGFFLFSGLGIPIEWIAIVGALLLIAVRWYRKKIGALDIIKKTPWHILVFAFTMYVIVYGLRNSGLVMIIVEHLLSPVASNHLSASLVMGGFLTLLSNVCNNLPSVMIGTLALTQMGLDTHTLQIAYLANIIGSDVGALITPMGTLATLIWMFILKKNGIAVSWGEYLKITSFVIPIGLIISLLSLYGWTEWLFFRVK
- a CDS encoding prepilin peptidase — its product is MEARGDWLAVVVTILGLIVGSFLNVVAYRFPRGESVMFPPSRCPRCGARIRPRDLIPVVSWVWLRGRCRDCGAPVSLRYPLVEALTGGLWGLAAWRYGWSLETALGLVVISFLIALSAIDLEWQILPDELTYPLAIMVIGARLWMGPEPWWWYLGGAALGAGMLFALYWLSPLLFGKEGMGLGDVKLMVGLGAFSGLTGTVLTLFAASLAGLAVGLVLQRMDRLGEQRRIPFGPFLAGGALLSWLYGDTLMKAYFGLFL
- a CDS encoding type II secretion system protein, yielding MVTQDIAPVRREEKEPARPQAIRRRRQAGFTLIEMLAVVVILAIVAGVGFVVVNNQIENARVNTDKANVRTIADATQRYIMDKGAAPTDVGDLVTNGYLAKAPVDPWDSTKTDAYSISTTDKNVTISGPKPGDSLTLSNVLP